The window ATATTTTTCCGATTAGCTACGAGATAGATAAAGAAGGTGCCTCCTCCAAAGCACTTATTGGAAAGACCCGTATTGAATGGAGAAATGTGAAAAAGTACTATATTGACGAACATGGGATAAAATTGAGCCCCTTAAAGAAACAGAGCAGATTAGAGGCGTATCGAGGAGTATATCTCCGGTTTGGGAATCGGCGTGATGAGGTTATTCGGATAGTAAGGATGATGAGAGATGAACACTGCAACGGAGTTGACTCCTGAGGAGCGCGACAAGTTGATTGATGAGCTTGCAACAAAAATTGTAAACAAGCGAATGGAAACACCGGCAATTATATTTCTCGAAATGCACAAGCCGGTTGCGTTTATTGCGAGCCAGGCGGCAATCGTGGCAAGTCCATTTCTGGTGCCTTTGTTCGGCAGAGAAGGAGTTGAGAAATACTCACAACTTTTCAGCTCGCCTGAAAACGTGGAGCGCGTTATACAGCGAATCGAGGATTTGGTGGAGGAAAGGGAGCATAAGGCGGGCAAATCTGATCAAACAGAGGAAACCAAGCAAGAGTAGGATTATATGGACCATGCAACTTGGCCGACCGGAACCCTGGTCGTGCTCCTCTCAATTTTGATACTTTATAAGATTTTCTCTGCGAGGCTAGGAAAGTCGCTTTTCATCCGAAGAATTCCTGGCTTGAACGCGATTGACGAAGCGGTTGGGCGGGCGACGGAAATGGGACGTCCGATGGTGTTCGTCCCTGGTATAGGCGGACTTAGCCTGCCAACTTTGCAGGCACTCTCCATTCTAAAATACATCACTGGTATTGCGGCAAAATATCGCACAAGAATCATTGTGCCTACAATAGACTCCGTGGTTTATACAGTTGCCGAAGAAATAATGAAGGATGCTTATGCTGCCCATGGGACTCCAGAGCAGTTCAATCCCGATGACATCAGATACCTTTCGGATGACCAGTTTGCGTTTGCTTCTGGCGTTGTAGGGATTTTGAACCGTGAGAAGGCGGCGTCGAATTTTATGTTTGGCTATTTTGCCGCAGAGGCGTTGATTCTCGCAGAAACAGGACATCAGGTTGGGGCAATCCAAATCGCTGGCACGCCATCCGTTTTGCAGATTCCATTCTTTATCACCGCCGCAGATTATACAATAATTGGCGACGAATTCTATGCTGCCAGCGCATATCTCTCCCGCGAACCCACGCTTCTAGGTAGCCTAGTTGGACAGGATTATGCGAAGGCACTGTTAATCTTAATCATACTTGCTGGGATAATAACCGTCTCGTTACCGCCAATGCACTTCCATGGATGGTTAAGTTTTCTTAACCATTTGCCCGACTGGGTGAAATGGTTCCAATAATTTTAGTCGATTGATAATTACGAACAATAGGTAGGAATCGAGGCAATTGTTTACGCGTTTTTTAATTAAACCTGGTGCACCGCAGTGGCTTTGGGTGCTTGGAGTATTGGGAGATTTCCTAATCTTTGGGGGAATCTTGTTTGGCTTACTTCAGCTTGTCCCGGTGCGTTTCCGAAGGCCGTTGATAGTTGCGCTAACCTTTATCGCTGGTTTGATTTACTCTGTAGAGTTTTTCTACCCAGCCGATCCAAAAACCCAAATGAATTTCCTCACGCCATTAAGGATTAAGCTTGGCGAGGCAACAAAGGTTGTTTACGCCTTTGCGCTCGGCTTAGGAACGTTTAACCTTATTCGTTTTCACGGCGGCAATGTAATTCGCAATCGGGCTGGCTGGTTTTATAGCTTAGTATTCTTTATTTCTTTCTTTGCGATGGCTGGCGCCGGCTTTTGGTCATACTATTGTCCTTCAAGGGCAGCAGAGAACACATATAATATGCTTTTCGAGGGCATAGTCGCGTCGTTAGGAGCAACCATGTTTTCCACAATCGGCTTCTATATCGTTTCTGCGGCGTACAGGGCATTCCGAATACGTTCCGCAGAGGCTACTTTGATGCTCTTGGCGGCTTTTATTGTAATGGTTGGCCAAGTCCCTGTTGGTGCATACATTACTAGTGGTCTGCCGGAGGTTGGACCTCTGCGCAATCTAAGGCTTGAAAATTTGAGTTATTGGATACTATCCCAGCCCAACATGGCAGCTCAGCGCGGAATTTGGTTTGGCATCGAAGTTGGCGCATTGGCGATGGCGCTTAGACAATGGCTGAGCTTGGAGCGCGGGAGCTTTTTTGAAAGGGAATTATAGAAAGTTAGGCATCGAATAATTTTTTGCAGACAAGAACTATGAACGTCTTTGAGCGGCTACAATACATAGACCGACGTATCATGTATGCCCTGTTGGTGGTGGCAATCGCTGTGCCATTGATTTGGAGAATAAACTTGCCGGTCGTGGTCACCCCTGCGGTAAAAGGCGTCTACGACACCTTTGATAAGATGCCCAATGACAAGATAGCCTTAATCGTTGTTTATTGGGGGGCAGGGACTGTCGCAGAAACAGGACCGGAGACCTCCGCGATGATGCGACAGCTCTTTATGCAAAACAAGAAATTTGCTCTTCTACCATTTGATCCACAGGGTAGCAAACTGGCAACTGATGAAGCAAAAGCATTGGCAAAGAAGTACGGGAAGAAGTACGGGGTAGATTGGGTGCATTGGGGCTACCAGCCTATCTCGAATTTAGTACCGCTCCTCCAGTCGTTCCCAAGGGATATCAAAGGAACTTTCAAAACGGATGCCTATGGCACGCCAATGAACAAAATACCGATGATGCGGAATGTCAATACAATTAACGACATCGGTGTAATTGCTGATATCACGTCATCGGGGGAGTTGGATACCTGGATCGCATATATATATGGTTCATATCGCACGCCAATGGTGTATGGCCCAACAGCAATTATCGCGCCCGAAGGTTTCAACTCGCTTGACGCAGGTCAAATAAAGGGGATGCTAATGGGCATGAAAGGGGCGGCTGAATATGAAAAGCTGCTAAACGCAGAAGGTTTCGCAACTCGCGCGGCTGGGGCGTTGTCAACATCGCATTTGTTAATCGTCGTTCTTATAATTGCCGGCAACATTGGCTATGTCAGCTCCCGCCGAAGGAGAGAGAGGTAGCACCATGTTCCATTGGCTTTCAGATTCGCACATTACAACAGCAGTTACAATCTGGATTGGTGCACTTGGTACGCTAGCAATATACTCCATTTTATATAAAGAAAACCCCATCTATCGCATTGCTGAGCATGTCTTTATTGGTGCGGCCGCCGGCTATGGTATTTTCATTACATGGGTTGAGATGTTGAAGCCCGCTTGGTGGGACCAAATCACCCAAGGCAGGTGGTATTGGATTTTCGCCCTAATTGCCGGAGCGATGTTTTATTTCATTTACAGCCGCCGATATGTTTGGATTAGCCGAATTATATTTGGAGTGCTCCTAGGTTTGGTTGCAGGCGGCGCGTTCAAAGGATTTGTGGGAGTAAATATCGACCGCATTTCAGCATCGTTTAAGCCGCTGTATGGCCAAGGCCTGACAGCAACTGAGATAGCCAACAATGCATTGTTCATAATTGTCTTGTTGGCTGTAATGGCTTACTTCTTCTTTTCCTTTGAACACAAAAGTCTTATTCGCCGTGCGCCGGCTCAGTTAGGCCGTTGGTGTCTTATGTTTGCTTTTGGCGCTATGTTCGGGTTTACGGTCATGGCACGTATGTCGCTCCTCATCGGCCGCATATATTTCCTTCTCCACAATTGGCTTCACATAGCGCAATGATTACAAATTAAGTTACTCAAAGCTTGTTAGCTCCTTTGAGAGTAGTAGTTTATGCCTTCGGTCTTTATTCCCTTCTTCTCTAAGTTGCTTGAGTGAGCATGCGGCCTCCTAGGTTTCGCGAAAGGCCTCCGAATGGTACATAATTATTGAAACAAGGTTTTATGCAAAAAACTAGTCAAACGGCAGTAATTAGCGTGAGATTGAATAAAGGAGGCTGACTACCGTGAGCACCATTCAGATACCGCGCGAGCGATGGGAGGAATTCCTATCGTCTTTTAGTGCCAAGTATCAGACGCGAAACGTAACTGTTGATTTTGAAAGTAACGAGTTGGGTCCTCAGCGATTGGTTGATAGAAAACCTCTTATTGCGCTAGAACCGGATATCAGAGATGACAAAACTAAAATTACGGTAATTGTTGGTGATCCCGAAGGAGGAGAGCCTACCGCTCTTGCGCATGAAGTGGGCAAAGCCGTTGCGCTCTGGGTAAAAGAAGATGAGGAAGGACGGATGGAAGCACTCGATATCGAAACCGAGGACGGCAGAACCATAGTGCAGCTTGTTTGATGTGGAGGAGGATGCCGAGGTGGCTCATGAAGACCGCCTAAAACGAGATTATGACATCGTAGAGAATCTCAGCGACCTAATCGAGGCGCGAGAAGAGAGAGAATCTGCTTTTGTGGACGATGTAGACTCGCTGGATGATATCAACTTGGATAATCTGCCGTTTGATCCTGAGGAAGAGCTGAGTTATCCGCATCACCACGGTCCATCTGAAGAAGAGCGGCTAGGGCTTGACGTTGAGTTGATGGATACGCCAGATGAGAGCCAAATAGAATTCGATTGGCAGGACTCAGCTGAGGAGATGCTTCCAACAGATCCGCCAGCGGATGAAGGCATGGAGGAACCCGATATCATTAAACGGCTTTCACAGGTAGATCCGCTCGAGCTTATTGGGCCAATACCTTCTACGGATGTGAGTCCTGAGGCTGACACAGCAGCTACGGAAGAGGAAGCAGAGGAATACGAAACCGATTGCAACGAAGATGAGAAAAAATGGTCTCTGCCTTTTCCAATCCCTTTGGAGAGTGCAATGGAGACCGATTCTGATGAGGTTGATTTCAGCATAGGCGATAGGTTTGCAGGCGAAATAGACCATGAGACGGCTCACGCTGAATTTGAGGAAATGCGCATTCTAATGGAAAAGGAACACGAGAAAGAGGAAGCTGAGGAGTAGCAAGGTAATAATGGGGTGAACCTTGTTTGATTTGCCATCTGCGTCAAAAACCTCAAATTGCTAAACATCGAGTGCCAACAATTTCTTCAGCCGATGGCGTTTTCGGCAACAGTAATTCCCAGCTGTTGCCTTGTTTGAAGTAGGAAAGCGAAAGCCCGCGGAGGCATCCCGCGGGCTTTATTAGTTGTTAAGAACTTTTTAATAACGCTTTCTATTCAACAGGTTTATGGGATTTTTGCTGGAGTTGCACTTCTAAATTTCGAAAATAATGCCTCGCAGAAACGAGCTCGAGTGACCGGAACGTCATTGATAGCCGGCGCAGACTCGGCAAATGGAGCTAATGGTTTGACGCGCTCAGCCCATTTGTCGCCAATCGAGCCATCAATCCAGGGTTCGATTCTGGAGAGCCACAAACCTAACTCTGATTCTGTGAGCACGGCAGAAGGGTCTCCTGCCGCTGGGATAATCTTCAAATCCTCAAGCTGTTTCAAGCTCGATTCAGCACTTCCACCGCCAGAGTGTTTCACAGTGGGTCCATAAGATGGCATAAAATCGCCAATCCGAATCAAGCTCATCAACCACTGTGCTGCTATGCCTCGCGTGACAGTTTCTTTCGGTTTTGCTTCATAGGAGGTGAAAAATCCACGCGTGCCATAGAATTGCATCGACTTCCAAGCTTGCTCAGAGACACCGTCTCCAGGTCCTTGGATATCGGAGAAGGTTGTCAAAATCTGGCCTTGGTCGACAAGCCACGACTGGAGGCGGTTAACCGGGACTTCACGGGGCTCAATTTGCAGTCGGCGCGCGAGGTGTGCGGCTGTCCCAGCAGCTTGGCCCATAGCCATCCATACAGGTTCCATCCTTAACGTTCCAAAGCCGATGTGGGTTGCGGAGACTGCCCCAGGCACAAGTAGTGCATCTATCTGCTCAGGAACCATAATTCGGTAGGGAATTTGGTATGGGCGAGTAATTGGGCCCAGGTAGAAAAAGCCCTCCATCGTGGTGTCGTGGGTTGGTTCTTTCTTTCGCGTTGCATGAGAATCCATCGAATATCCACCGCATGCAATGGCATCGGTATGTATTGGTGCACGTTCTAGTCCAGGCGCCAGCATCGCGTCGTGCTGAGTGAAAGTGTACAAACCATATATTCGTCTA is drawn from Armatimonadota bacterium and contains these coding sequences:
- a CDS encoding DUF5335 domain-containing protein is translated as MSTIQIPRERWEEFLSSFSAKYQTRNVTVDFESNELGPQRLVDRKPLIALEPDIRDDKTKITVIVGDPEGGEPTALAHEVGKAVALWVKEDEEGRMEALDIETEDGRTIVQLV